Within the bacterium genome, the region ATGTCGTCCCACACAGCTGAAACAGCTTTGAGTTTGCTACCCGGACCGTCAGGACCGCTTCCCGACATCCCAAGCAAACCAAACAAAACTTCCCAATCGTCGGATGTTGGAACTCGCCATCCTTCAGGACAAATGCCTCGTGGATCTATTATAGCATAACCATTATAAAGCTTTCCTGAAATGGTTTCGTTCTCGGCTTTGTTATCAAAGCTTGCCCAAGCACCCGTTTTCAAATCTTTCCATTTTTCAGGATTAATGACGTTATCAATTTCATCTCCGTTTTGATAATGCTCGGTTTTTAAATTTTCAACCATCCACCATTGCCCATCAATATTGATCGTATTATATACATTACCATCAACATCCACTACCGTTCCCTTATCACCATGTTTACCTTTGCTTTTCTTAGAGTTTTTATCTTTCGCATCGGCGGTACTGCTTTGCTCGTTTTTTTCTTTTTTCTTTTTTTTCAAAATTGATTGAGATGAGACAGTTTCTTGATGAAAGACTGTAAAAGTAAGAAAGAAGGTTAAAATTAAAAATAATTTCCTGTTTCGCATAGACGCTCCTTGTATTTTTTAAGTAAAATTAAAATCGATTTGCTACTATAACTAATAAAACCAAAGCACACTTTGAATAGTGTGAAGAACTCTAAAATAAAAGATCAATATAAAATATAGATAAAAAGCAACAGGCCTGTAACTACCTGAATAACGGTATTTTGAGCAAAAAAACTACTTTTATAAGGAGGATTAAAGGGGCTAAATGAGGTTTTGCTTCAACGCTTTGGCGATAGCGCCATGCTTGGAGTGAACTTGAAGTTTAGCATAAATGTTTTTGAAATGAAAACGTACAGTTTCAGAACTAATATTAAGAGCCAAGGCAATTTCTTTGTCCAATTTATCTTCCGCTGTCATTTCGAGCACTCGTTTCTCTTGACGGGTTAGCACATCATTGCTTGGGGCATTTTTTTGAAAAAATGCCACTACTTTTTTTGCAATAAATGGAGTCATGGGCGCTCCACCCCGGTAAGCTTCATAGGCCGATGAAAGAAGTTCTTCCGGTGAAATATCTTTGGTCAAGTATCCGTCGGCACCCGCGCAAAGTGCATCAAAAATGGTCTGGCTTTCATTGCTTACGGTAATCATAATAACGGAGGCTAGAGGGCATATTTTTTTCAAATAGCTAACTGCTTGAATGCCATTCATTTTATTATCACCCAGATCGATATCCAGGAAAATTACATGTGGAGATAAAAGTGCGATTTCTGTCAGCGCTTTCTCAGCATCACGATATTCGGATATTAAAACGAATCGGTTATCGGCTAAAAAAATTAATTTTAAAATTTGCCTGAATTTCTCCGAGTCTTCGATCAAGACGATTTTAATCTTATCTTCAATTATTTTTTTCATAATGACCCGTATTTCGCAATCAATTGGAAAGAGTTGGTAATTTGACTGTAAAAAAGAGAGTAGTTCCTTTATGCAATTCTGATTGAACGGTTAATTGACCTCCTAACGCATTCGCTCTCAATTTCATATTGTTCAGACCATCTCCATCATGTTGCCTCGTGACGTCAAAGCCAATACCGTCATCTGAAAATTGGATACCCAATTGATGGGCTTGCATAGTAAAAATAAGAACGATGGTTTGGCAGTTGGAATATTTCAAACTGTTACTGATTGCTTCTTTAAAAATAATCATAAGGTTTCGTTTCCATTCTACTGGAATCGCGGTTTTTAATTTATCATCAATGCCGGTAGTCTGAAAATCAATTTTGTGATCAGACCTGCTTAAAATAGCCTGATAGTGCGATTTTAACCGCAAAGCCAGATCATATACCGTATCCTGTTTCAAATCAAGCGCCCAGATAAGATCACGTGCATCCAACATCATTTCCTCAGAAGCTTCGATAATCCAATCGATGGATTGCCTTACGTTTTGAGATGAATTATTAACTTGAGTGCGTAGAAATTTACTGAGCATGGTAATTTGTGAGATTTTATCACCTAATCCATCATGAAAATCAGATGCCATTTCTTGGCGAAGGCGTTCACGTTCGCTATACTTGGCACGTTCGATAATCTGAGTTTCGTTGATGATCTTTTGTTTTGCTCTTTTATTCTGGTATCGTGTAATTCCGACAATCAGTCCTCCTATAATTGTAAAAAAACAACTGTAAGCCCACCACGTCAAATACCACGGCGAAAGAATTATAATTTTAATTCCTGCCCGGCTTTCATGCCAAACACCATCGGCATTTGCCGCCTTGGTTTTGAACCAATATTCTCCCGGATTGAGATTTGTATAAGAAGTAAAATGTCTTGATCCTGAATAGATCCAGTTTTTATCAAAGCCAGCCAATTGATACTGATAAATATTTTTTTCAGTTTCTCTGTAGTTCAACAAAGTAAATTCAACTGAAAAGCCTGAAGAATAATCCAGCGTTATTTTTTGATCGTCCGATCCGTAGTGCTTTTGAATAAGAACGTTACTGTCATTGAGTGTAAAAACCGATATTGCAATCGGACAAGTGGTCGTGTCATCAACTATTTTTTGGGGATCAAACGATACAAAACCATTAACTCCTCCAAAATGCATTTGACCATTGGCACTCTTAACATACGCATATTGGTTAAATTCGTTATTTTGCAGTCCATCCCGGATATCGTAATTTCGAAAAAAACCTAATATTGGATCAAAACGAGATAACCCATTATTTGTA harbors:
- a CDS encoding fibrobacter succinogenes major paralogous domain-containing protein codes for the protein MRNRKLFLILTFFLTFTVFHQETVSSQSILKKKKKEKNEQSSTADAKDKNSKKSKGKHGDKGTVVDVDGNVYNTINIDGQWWMVENLKTEHYQNGDEIDNVINPEKWKDLKTGAWASFDNKAENETISGKLYNGYAIIDPRGICPEGWRVPTSDDWEVLFGLLGMSGSGPDGPGSKLKAVSAVWDDMARNTVGFSALPGGHRRAGGSFEYGDSRAFFWSVLKTTKDRGNAIELVKSSSVVNEARASWEEGNSCRCIKE
- a CDS encoding response regulator transcription factor codes for the protein MKKIIEDKIKIVLIEDSEKFRQILKLIFLADNRFVLISEYRDAEKALTEIALLSPHVIFLDIDLGDNKMNGIQAVSYLKKICPLASVIMITVSNESQTIFDALCAGADGYLTKDISPEELLSSAYEAYRGGAPMTPFIAKKVVAFFQKNAPSNDVLTRQEKRVLEMTAEDKLDKEIALALNISSETVRFHFKNIYAKLQVHSKHGAIAKALKQNLI